A window of the Bdellovibrio sp. ZAP7 genome harbors these coding sequences:
- a CDS encoding MFS transporter, with protein sequence MSPSESHSTPVEVPARTLTLLLGLTVGVIAANLYYAQPLVAMISLALGIATSSAGLVVTFTQIGYGLGVLFLVPLGDLVENKKLILTLMMIAVAALLALAFTTHVIPYLTAALILGIGTSAVQIVVPYATHMTSESHRGRVVGSLMSGLMLGIMLSRPISSLLTDMLSWHAVFFLSAVFMSIMAFILYKFLPPRKPAHTENIHYVKLIASMGELFMNTPVLRRRAIYQACMFGAFSLFWTAAPLYLMSETYHLSQTAIAIFAFAGVAGAISAPIAGRLADKGMSTQATAVAMISAIASFAVTHIVEPGSYTALGVLVFAAILLDAGITATLVLGQRAIFSLKPEYRGRLNGLYIATIFVGGALGSFAGAWAYAHGGWTMTTIVGSLFPATALVYFLTEWITGFRKTQN encoded by the coding sequence ATGAGCCCATCAGAATCCCACTCGACACCCGTCGAAGTTCCCGCCAGAACTTTAACATTACTATTAGGCCTTACTGTCGGAGTCATCGCAGCAAATCTATATTATGCACAACCACTCGTGGCGATGATAAGCCTTGCCCTTGGCATTGCAACATCATCAGCAGGATTGGTTGTGACATTCACACAAATCGGTTACGGTCTGGGAGTTTTATTCCTGGTTCCACTTGGCGATTTGGTGGAAAACAAAAAACTTATCCTCACTTTGATGATGATCGCCGTGGCAGCACTGCTAGCCCTCGCCTTCACCACTCATGTCATTCCGTATTTAACCGCCGCTTTGATTCTGGGAATTGGCACCTCGGCCGTACAAATTGTCGTACCTTACGCGACTCACATGACATCGGAATCCCACCGCGGTCGCGTGGTGGGAAGCTTAATGAGCGGACTGATGTTAGGGATCATGCTTTCTCGCCCGATATCCAGCCTTTTAACAGACATGCTTTCCTGGCATGCGGTGTTTTTCCTTTCGGCTGTTTTCATGTCGATCATGGCGTTTATTCTTTATAAATTCCTGCCACCCAGAAAACCCGCTCACACTGAAAATATTCACTACGTAAAACTGATTGCCTCTATGGGTGAGCTTTTCATGAATACTCCGGTCTTACGCCGTCGCGCGATTTATCAGGCCTGTATGTTTGGCGCCTTCAGTTTGTTTTGGACAGCAGCTCCCCTTTATCTGATGAGTGAAACTTATCACCTTTCCCAAACCGCGATCGCCATTTTCGCCTTTGCCGGAGTGGCCGGCGCGATTTCAGCTCCAATTGCAGGACGACTTGCCGACAAAGGCATGAGCACCCAAGCAACAGCGGTCGCGATGATTTCAGCTATTGCATCTTTCGCGGTGACTCATATCGTGGAACCCGGGTCATATACAGCTTTGGGAGTATTGGTATTTGCTGCGATCTTACTGGATGCAGGTATCACCGCGACACTGGTGTTGGGCCAACGTGCGATCTTTTCTTTGAAACCAGAATATCGCGGTCGCTTGAATGGACTTTATATCGCGACTATTTTCGTAGGAGGGGCCCTGGGTTCTTTCGCGGGAGCGTGGGCTTACGCCCATGGCGGCTGGACGATGACAACAATCGTGGGATCTCTATTCCCCGCAACCGCACTGGTCTATTTCTTAACCGAATGGATCACAGGGTTTCGTAAAACTCAGAATTAA
- a CDS encoding TIGR02147 family protein produces MGNTSIKKTSELSNFFNEIFLNRRRKNPKYSMRAFARDLSLTQGRLWELIHGRYIPGAKVTERISELLKLSPEDKSRMQMLIAAEKAQPVSTMRSVSNDEFAMISDWEHLAIFNLISTKGFDHTINSIVARLEISQLQAEGALNRLVDQGLVLEEDGRYVPAFTNITTQNEVPSEVLREFHRQIIGRSVTSLQRDSVDSRSITSMVFPANVKNLAKAKKIIAEFNVRMAELMDKGDTTEVYSLAVQLVPITVAGR; encoded by the coding sequence ATGGGGAACACTTCTATTAAAAAAACATCAGAATTATCAAATTTCTTTAACGAGATTTTCTTAAATCGCCGCCGCAAAAATCCAAAGTACTCAATGCGAGCTTTCGCTCGTGACCTGTCGTTAACACAAGGTCGTCTTTGGGAATTGATCCATGGCCGCTATATTCCAGGTGCAAAAGTGACAGAGCGTATTTCTGAACTTTTGAAACTTTCACCGGAAGATAAAAGCAGAATGCAGATGTTGATCGCTGCTGAAAAGGCACAACCAGTATCAACGATGCGTTCTGTTTCCAATGATGAGTTTGCAATGATCTCGGATTGGGAGCATTTGGCGATCTTCAATTTGATTTCGACGAAGGGTTTTGATCACACCATCAATAGTATTGTGGCTCGTTTGGAGATTTCTCAGTTGCAAGCCGAAGGTGCTTTGAATCGCTTGGTTGATCAAGGTTTGGTGTTAGAAGAAGATGGACGTTATGTTCCTGCATTCACGAACATCACCACTCAAAATGAAGTACCATCTGAAGTTTTGCGCGAGTTCCACCGTCAAATCATCGGTCGCTCTGTAACCTCGTTACAGCGTGATTCCGTCGATTCTCGCAGCATCACCAGCATGGTTTTCCCAGCGAACGTTAAGAACTTGGCGAAAGCGAAAAAAATCATCGCTGAGTTCAATGTGCGTATGGCTGAACTTATGGATAAGGGCGACACAACGGAAGTGTACAGCCTAGCAGTGCAATTAGTACCAATAACAGTAGCGGGAAGGTAG
- a CDS encoding helix-turn-helix transcriptional regulator, protein MFDEYRTISVILFACGIARSMLDTYLTMEAITHPKLKDITLEQVLKALGDPVRISAVKQLLAMKGEEKVCGTFEYSITKATFSHHLKILREAGLIRFRDEGTRRFVSLRMQEVKKRFPGLMEMLQKDL, encoded by the coding sequence ATGTTCGATGAATATCGAACAATATCCGTTATACTCTTTGCTTGTGGAATTGCAAGATCAATGTTAGATACTTATCTAACAATGGAAGCTATCACTCACCCGAAACTTAAAGATATCACTTTGGAGCAGGTCTTAAAAGCCCTGGGTGATCCCGTGCGCATTTCTGCGGTTAAGCAGTTATTGGCCATGAAGGGCGAGGAGAAAGTCTGTGGGACTTTCGAGTATTCCATAACCAAAGCGACGTTCTCTCACCATTTAAAGATCCTGCGCGAGGCGGGGCTGATTCGTTTTCGTGACGAAGGGACAAGGCGCTTTGTCTCTTTGCGCATGCAGGAAGTGAAGAAGCGCTTCCCTGGTCTGATGGAGATGTTGCAAAAAGACCTATGA